The following coding sequences lie in one Kribbella sp. NBC_00709 genomic window:
- the pth gene encoding aminoacyl-tRNA hydrolase, whose product MADDVWLVVGLGNPGPSYARTRHNIGHLVADELAARTGGKWKQSKQVKAEVIETRISGLRTVLAKPRAYMNESGGPVSGLLKFFKLDPANLVVVHDELDIDFGVLRCKFGGGDNGHNGLKAVRKSLGTGEYYRVRFGVGRPPGRQAPADFVLNEFSSTERKDLPFAVDRTADAVECLLTDGLDATQGRYNS is encoded by the coding sequence GTGGCGGACGACGTGTGGTTGGTCGTCGGACTGGGGAATCCCGGCCCTTCCTATGCCCGCACCCGGCACAACATCGGTCACCTCGTCGCCGACGAGCTGGCGGCCCGGACCGGCGGCAAGTGGAAGCAGAGCAAGCAGGTCAAGGCCGAGGTGATCGAGACCCGGATCAGCGGCCTGCGAACGGTGCTGGCCAAGCCCCGTGCGTACATGAACGAGTCCGGCGGCCCGGTCTCCGGGCTGCTGAAGTTCTTCAAGCTGGACCCGGCCAACCTGGTCGTCGTCCACGACGAGCTGGACATCGACTTCGGCGTCCTGCGGTGCAAGTTCGGCGGCGGGGACAACGGCCACAACGGGCTCAAGGCGGTGCGGAAATCGCTTGGCACCGGTGAGTACTATCGAGTGCGGTTCGGTGTGGGTCGTCCGCCGGGCCGGCAGGCCCCCGCCGACTTCGTCCTCAACGAGTTCTCCTCGACCGAACGCAAGGATCTTCCGTTCGCCGTCGACCGGACCGCGGACGCCGTCGAGTGCCTGCTCACCGACGGCCTGGACGCCACCCAAGGGCGGTACAACTCATGA
- a CDS encoding 50S ribosomal protein L25/general stress protein Ctc, which produces MAEVKIQAESRTEFGKGAARRIRRDNKVPAVLYGHGSDPVHITLPGHDTMLALKTANALLMIEVEGGESHLALPKQVQRDPIKGFIEHVDLVIVRRGEKVQVDIAVHLDGEAVSDALVVLEAQSILVEAEATHIPDGVTVSIEGLEVGAQIHASDLQLPTGTTLAIEPDTLIVNITAQQTAEQAEAELAEAEAEAGIERDEPTAAEEPVAAAAE; this is translated from the coding sequence GTGGCCGAGGTCAAGATCCAAGCCGAATCGCGTACGGAGTTCGGCAAGGGGGCTGCCCGCCGAATCCGCCGGGACAACAAGGTTCCCGCTGTCCTCTACGGCCACGGCAGTGACCCGGTGCACATCACGCTGCCCGGTCACGACACCATGCTGGCCCTGAAGACCGCCAACGCCCTGCTGATGATCGAGGTCGAGGGTGGCGAGTCCCACCTGGCGCTGCCGAAGCAGGTCCAGCGCGACCCGATCAAGGGCTTCATCGAGCACGTCGACCTGGTCATCGTCCGGCGTGGCGAGAAGGTCCAGGTCGACATCGCCGTCCACCTCGACGGCGAGGCCGTCAGCGACGCCCTGGTCGTGCTGGAGGCGCAGAGCATCCTGGTCGAGGCCGAGGCGACGCACATCCCCGACGGCGTCACCGTCTCGATCGAGGGCCTGGAGGTCGGCGCCCAGATCCACGCGTCGGACCTGCAGCTGCCGACCGGCACGACGCTGGCCATCGAGCCGGACACCCTGATCGTGAACATCACCGCCCAGCAGACCGCCGAGCAGGCCGAGGCCGAGCTGGCCGAGGCGGAGGCCGAAGCCGGTATCGAGCGGGACGAGCCGACCGCGGCCGAGGAGCCGGTGGCAGCTGCCGCCGAGTAG
- a CDS encoding NAD(P)-binding domain-containing protein yields MRIAVFHPGAMGSKLAGQLVAAGHEVHWVPEGRREASKLRAVEAGLIATPFAQAVERADVVLCSCAPQGAVDIAKQVGAAGFSGLYVEANPLSPMSLREAQSAVPEATFVDAGVVGPPPTGGPSPTHLMLSGTAADQVAALWAGTAVTPMVVGAEPGAASAAKSSYALYNKGKAALAVLAFQLAEKHGVTEALVAQQTRADAGSLKDPALPDQLRSVAWRWGPEFDELAETLDNAGLEGDVARALREVWTKLT; encoded by the coding sequence ATGCGGATCGCTGTGTTCCATCCCGGTGCGATGGGCTCGAAGCTCGCCGGGCAGTTGGTTGCCGCCGGCCATGAGGTGCACTGGGTCCCGGAGGGGCGCCGCGAGGCGTCCAAGCTGCGGGCCGTGGAAGCAGGCCTGATCGCCACACCGTTCGCCCAGGCCGTCGAGCGGGCTGACGTCGTCCTCTGCTCGTGTGCCCCGCAGGGTGCTGTGGACATTGCCAAGCAGGTCGGCGCAGCGGGGTTCAGCGGCCTGTACGTCGAGGCGAATCCGCTGTCGCCGATGTCGCTGCGCGAGGCACAGTCCGCCGTACCGGAGGCGACCTTTGTCGATGCCGGCGTGGTCGGGCCGCCGCCGACCGGTGGACCCAGCCCGACGCACCTCATGCTGTCCGGTACGGCGGCCGACCAGGTCGCCGCGTTGTGGGCCGGGACCGCGGTCACCCCGATGGTGGTCGGCGCGGAGCCAGGTGCGGCCAGCGCGGCGAAGTCGTCGTACGCCCTCTACAACAAGGGCAAGGCGGCGCTGGCGGTGCTCGCGTTCCAGCTGGCCGAGAAGCACGGTGTGACCGAGGCGCTCGTCGCGCAGCAGACCCGCGCCGACGCCGGTTCGCTGAAGGATCCGGCACTGCCGGATCAGCTCCGGAGCGTGGCCTGGCGCTGGGGTCCGGAGTTCGACGAGCTCGCCGAGACGCTGGACAACGCGGGTCTGGAAGGCGACGTGGCCCGCGCACTCCGCGAGGTCTGGACCAAGCTCACCTGA
- a CDS encoding response regulator transcription factor encodes MRIVIGEDSALFREGLARLLADAGHEIAGLAVDAPSLLTTVAETEPDLALIDIRMPPDHTDDGARAARRLRMQNPELGIVLLSQHVETRHSVELVATGRFGYLLKDRVLAVDQFLDALDRVAAGGSALDPEVVARLIGRQRADDRLAPLTPREREVLALMAEGCTNVGIGRRLFLTERTVETHVGSILAKLGLLTNDEQHRRVLAVLAYLGDH; translated from the coding sequence GTGCGGATCGTGATCGGGGAGGATTCGGCGTTGTTCCGGGAGGGGCTGGCGCGGTTGCTGGCCGATGCCGGACATGAGATCGCCGGCCTGGCCGTGGACGCGCCGAGCCTGCTGACCACCGTCGCCGAGACCGAACCCGATCTGGCACTGATCGACATCCGGATGCCGCCGGACCACACCGACGACGGCGCCCGGGCTGCCCGCCGGCTGCGGATGCAGAACCCGGAGCTCGGCATCGTCCTGCTGTCCCAGCACGTCGAGACCCGGCACTCGGTGGAACTCGTCGCGACCGGCCGGTTCGGATACCTGCTGAAAGACCGCGTGCTAGCGGTGGACCAGTTCCTCGACGCTCTCGACCGCGTCGCCGCCGGTGGTTCAGCGCTCGACCCCGAAGTGGTCGCCCGGCTGATCGGCCGTCAGCGTGCCGACGACCGCCTCGCCCCGCTGACCCCACGCGAACGCGAGGTGCTCGCACTGATGGCCGAAGGGTGCACGAACGTCGGCATCGGCCGGCGGCTGTTCCTGACCGAACGGACGGTGGAGACCCACGTCGGCAGCATCCTGGCGAAGCTCGGACTGCTCACCAACGACGAACAGCACCGCCGGGTGCTCGCCGTACTGGCCTATCTTGGGGACCACTGA
- a CDS encoding sensor histidine kinase, which yields MRWPRWVALGLSLFVLAMVVGSSWLLIAYRTGPHTLRNYVGLGGVAAATAVLGLVISLRVPRNAVGALLTWVGATAVFLASRDVYFSAVVSDSGRLPLDSRAVAWFDESGWWLFAGVGLLLLYFPDGRLPSRRWRVLPPVLVLLGAAQQVFGAFNSTPFLEPLQDLPRPYAPMPLPLKILSGTAFAALLVALIAAAVSVVLRFRRADGRVRAQVKWLSLAGLAAVLYPFVCGAEIIITGHTGIVATIFGVLALVSLPASVAIAMLRHDLYDVDRVLADTVTYGIVTVVLLGTYAAAAGVLGVVLGRDSSVVAAAATAVCALALAPLRSRLQRSVDRRLYPPRRAALLAIEDLQRRIHTEQAQPEELESALRTALREPGLRVGLLVPGASGFVDAAGTPVSGPQLVPVMLGGAQIGVLASDVLNPAVLKAVAAGAASLVEVTRLRAELAGALREVEASRMRLIQAGDAERRRLERDLHDGAQQRLVSLGMAMRLAQRHLGDGSVDVDGLLDQGVAELATAVAELRQIAHGLRPTSLDDGLHAALSGITQSLPIPVRLQIPPDLPEELATTAYFVAAEAVTNAAKYANATAIAVRVAQSAGAVTVRIEDDGCGGAAPRPGSGLSGLLDRVAAVSGSLELRSPAGRGTTIEAVLPCGS from the coding sequence ATGCGGTGGCCGCGGTGGGTCGCGCTCGGTCTCTCCCTGTTCGTCCTGGCGATGGTCGTGGGGAGCAGCTGGCTGTTGATCGCCTACCGCACCGGTCCGCACACGCTGCGGAACTACGTCGGCTTAGGCGGTGTCGCGGCGGCCACTGCGGTGCTCGGGCTCGTGATCAGCCTGCGGGTCCCGCGCAACGCTGTCGGCGCGCTTCTTACCTGGGTCGGCGCGACTGCGGTCTTCCTGGCGTCGCGCGACGTGTACTTCAGCGCTGTGGTGAGCGATTCGGGCAGACTGCCGCTGGACAGTCGAGCGGTCGCCTGGTTCGACGAGAGCGGCTGGTGGTTGTTCGCTGGGGTCGGTCTGTTGCTGCTGTACTTCCCGGACGGTCGGTTGCCGAGTCGCCGCTGGCGAGTGCTCCCTCCGGTGCTGGTACTGCTCGGCGCTGCTCAGCAGGTCTTCGGTGCGTTCAACTCGACGCCGTTCCTCGAGCCCCTGCAGGATCTGCCCAGGCCGTACGCTCCGATGCCGTTGCCGCTCAAGATCCTCAGCGGCACTGCGTTCGCTGCGCTGCTCGTTGCGCTGATCGCGGCCGCAGTCTCCGTCGTACTGCGGTTCCGGCGAGCTGACGGCAGAGTGCGCGCACAGGTGAAGTGGTTGTCGCTGGCCGGCCTGGCTGCTGTGCTCTACCCGTTCGTCTGCGGGGCCGAGATCATCATCACCGGACACACCGGCATCGTCGCGACCATCTTCGGTGTGCTCGCGCTGGTGAGTCTTCCGGCGTCGGTCGCCATCGCGATGCTGCGGCACGACTTGTACGACGTCGACCGCGTACTGGCCGACACAGTCACGTACGGCATCGTCACGGTCGTCCTGCTCGGCACGTACGCCGCGGCCGCCGGCGTACTCGGCGTAGTGCTCGGCCGTGACTCCTCCGTCGTGGCCGCCGCGGCTACTGCTGTGTGCGCATTGGCCCTGGCTCCACTGCGCAGCCGACTGCAGCGGTCAGTCGACCGGCGCCTCTACCCGCCACGGCGTGCAGCCCTGCTGGCGATCGAAGACCTGCAGCGGCGGATCCATACCGAGCAGGCGCAGCCAGAAGAGCTGGAGTCCGCTCTGCGTACTGCGCTGCGCGAGCCGGGGCTGCGGGTCGGCCTGCTCGTGCCAGGCGCGTCCGGCTTCGTCGACGCAGCCGGTACGCCGGTCAGCGGACCGCAGTTGGTACCGGTGATGCTCGGCGGTGCGCAGATCGGCGTACTGGCGTCTGACGTGCTCAATCCCGCCGTACTGAAGGCTGTGGCGGCCGGGGCGGCCAGTCTGGTCGAGGTGACGCGGTTGCGCGCCGAGCTGGCCGGCGCGTTGCGTGAGGTCGAGGCGAGCCGGATGCGGCTGATTCAGGCGGGTGATGCCGAACGGCGGCGGCTCGAGCGGGATCTGCACGACGGTGCGCAGCAACGGCTGGTCTCACTCGGGATGGCGATGCGCCTGGCGCAGCGGCACCTGGGCGACGGTTCGGTCGATGTGGACGGGCTGCTCGATCAGGGGGTCGCGGAGCTGGCCACTGCGGTCGCTGAACTGCGGCAGATCGCGCATGGGCTGCGGCCGACGAGTCTCGATGACGGACTGCATGCGGCGCTGAGCGGGATCACGCAGTCGTTGCCGATTCCGGTCCGGCTGCAGATCCCGCCGGATCTGCCCGAGGAGCTGGCGACGACGGCGTACTTCGTGGCGGCCGAGGCGGTCACGAATGCGGCGAAGTACGCGAATGCGACCGCGATCGCGGTCCGGGTGGCGCAGTCGGCCGGTGCGGTGACGGTGCGGATCGAGGACGACGGGTGCGGGGGAGCGGCACCGAGGCCCGGCTCGGGGCTGAGCGGGTTGCTCGACCGGGTCGCGGCCGTCAGCGGCTCGCTGGAACTCCGCAGCCCAGCGGGCCGCGGCACAACAATCGAGGCAGTGCTGCCATGCGGCTCGTGA
- a CDS encoding DUF4386 family protein — protein MSTETTRPSVVPTADPVTRRRIGIAGLVLALTAVAALPGGVLWPEPSGGSETYTYGDIQPLRDRWWGLLVFLSANLVLNVLAQALLTVFLVRRRGAAWATAGGLIMWIGTALYAVGVAGWAATYYFATAPGVDAAAGTSVMDQAADDLAHLFGPMIIGSALVALGTVIQAVGLFRSRAVPRWIPLLWLTIVLTFVIPGNGWVGLLTAVPMTAASIGTAYYAWRRSGAV, from the coding sequence ATGTCCACCGAAACCACCCGGCCGTCCGTCGTACCGACCGCCGATCCCGTCACCCGCCGGCGCATCGGAATCGCCGGACTGGTCCTCGCACTCACCGCTGTCGCCGCCCTGCCCGGTGGTGTGCTCTGGCCGGAGCCCTCCGGCGGCAGCGAGACCTACACGTACGGCGACATCCAGCCACTCCGCGACCGCTGGTGGGGACTGCTCGTCTTCCTCAGCGCCAACCTGGTGCTGAACGTCCTGGCCCAGGCGCTCCTCACGGTCTTCCTGGTACGCCGCCGTGGTGCGGCCTGGGCGACGGCCGGCGGCCTGATCATGTGGATCGGTACGGCGCTGTACGCCGTCGGCGTGGCCGGCTGGGCAGCGACGTACTACTTCGCCACCGCACCCGGCGTCGACGCCGCCGCCGGAACGTCGGTCATGGACCAGGCAGCCGACGACCTGGCACATCTGTTCGGCCCGATGATCATCGGCTCAGCGCTGGTCGCGCTCGGCACGGTCATCCAGGCTGTCGGGCTGTTCCGGTCGCGCGCCGTACCGCGGTGGATCCCGCTGCTCTGGCTGACGATCGTGCTGACGTTCGTCATCCCCGGAAACGGCTGGGTCGGCCTGCTGACCGCCGTACCGATGACCGCGGCATCCATCGGTACGGCGTACTACGCCTGGCGTCGTAGCGGTGCTGTCTAG
- a CDS encoding ribose-phosphate diphosphokinase, translating to MSGMKQTTEKKLMVFSGRAHSGLAAEVASELGIGLVPTQAYDFANGEIYVRFEESVRGSDAFVIQSHTSPINEWIMEQLIMVDALKRASAKRITVVLPFYGYARQDKKHRGREPISARLMADLFKTAGANRLICVDLHTSQIQGFFDGPVDHLMALPILSDYVAQKYGDQQLAVVSPDAGRIKVAEQWSARLGGAPLAFIHKSRDIDRPNETIANRVVGEVKGRVCILVDDMIDTAGTITKAADALYAEGAAGVVIAATHAILSGPAVDRLKNCQASEVIVTNTLPIAEERRFDKLTELSIAPLISRAIREVFEDGSVTSLFDGRA from the coding sequence ATGAGTGGGATGAAGCAAACCACCGAGAAGAAACTGATGGTGTTCTCCGGCCGGGCGCATTCCGGTCTGGCCGCGGAGGTCGCCTCGGAGCTCGGCATCGGCCTGGTCCCGACCCAGGCGTACGACTTCGCCAACGGCGAGATCTACGTCCGGTTCGAGGAGTCGGTCCGGGGCAGCGACGCGTTCGTGATCCAGAGCCACACCTCGCCGATCAACGAGTGGATCATGGAGCAGCTGATCATGGTCGACGCGCTGAAGCGGGCGTCGGCCAAGCGGATCACCGTGGTGCTGCCGTTCTACGGGTACGCGCGGCAGGACAAGAAGCACCGCGGCCGCGAACCGATCTCGGCCCGGCTGATGGCCGACCTGTTCAAGACCGCGGGCGCGAACCGGCTGATCTGCGTGGACCTGCACACCTCGCAGATCCAGGGCTTCTTCGACGGCCCGGTCGACCACCTGATGGCGCTGCCGATCCTCAGCGACTACGTCGCGCAGAAGTACGGCGACCAGCAGCTGGCCGTGGTCTCGCCGGACGCCGGCCGGATCAAGGTGGCCGAGCAGTGGTCGGCGCGGCTCGGCGGCGCGCCGCTGGCGTTCATCCACAAGTCCCGCGACATCGACCGGCCGAACGAGACGATCGCGAACCGGGTCGTCGGTGAGGTCAAGGGCCGGGTCTGCATCCTGGTCGACGACATGATCGACACCGCGGGCACGATCACCAAGGCGGCCGACGCGCTGTACGCCGAGGGTGCCGCCGGGGTCGTGATCGCCGCGACCCACGCGATCCTGTCCGGTCCGGCGGTCGACCGCCTGAAGAACTGCCAGGCCAGCGAGGTGATCGTCACCAACACGCTGCCGATCGCGGAGGAGCGCCGCTTCGACAAGCTCACCGAGCTGTCGATCGCGCCGCTGATCAGCCGAGCCATCCGCGAGGTCTTCGAGGACGGCTCGGTGACCAGCCTGTTCGACGGCCGCGCCTAG
- the glmU gene encoding bifunctional UDP-N-acetylglucosamine diphosphorylase/glucosamine-1-phosphate N-acetyltransferase GlmU, producing the protein MTSHRPAAVVIMAAGLGTRMKSATPKVLHEIGGRSLVGHAVVAARALAPEHLVVVVGSGRELVEAHLKEVDPDVRTAVQEQQLGTGDAVRAGLTVVPTEFDGSVIVTSGDVPLLEAETLHELVADHDKHGNAVTVLTARVPDPTGYGRIVQGDDGTVAAIVEHKDATVEQRAIDEINAGIYVFDAATLRDGLSRLTTDNVQGELYLTDVISIARNDGKRVGSHVTDDAMQTEGVNNRIQLATLGAELNRRTLVKHMLEGVTIVDPNTTWVDSTVELARDVTLLPNIQLHGATSVGSGTTIGPDTTLTDVEIGENATIIRTHGSLAVIGDGASVGPFAYLRPNTRLGVKGKIGTFVETKNSTIGDGAKVPHLTYAGDATIGDGANIGAGTIFANYDGVAKHPTHVGKHSFIGSNSVIVAPRTIADGAYLAAGTALTEDVGPGEIAVARGRQRNIKGWVARKRAGTKTAQAAEAALAAQPDDQQS; encoded by the coding sequence GTGACTTCCCATCGCCCCGCGGCGGTCGTGATCATGGCCGCCGGGCTCGGAACCCGGATGAAATCGGCGACCCCGAAGGTGCTGCACGAGATCGGCGGGCGCAGCCTCGTCGGGCACGCCGTGGTCGCCGCCCGGGCACTCGCCCCCGAACACCTGGTCGTCGTGGTCGGCAGCGGCCGCGAACTGGTCGAGGCGCACCTGAAGGAGGTCGACCCCGACGTCCGGACCGCCGTCCAGGAGCAGCAGCTCGGCACCGGTGACGCGGTCCGCGCCGGGCTGACCGTCGTACCGACGGAGTTCGACGGCTCGGTGATCGTCACGTCCGGTGACGTGCCGCTGCTGGAGGCGGAGACCCTGCACGAGCTGGTCGCCGACCACGACAAGCACGGGAACGCGGTCACCGTCCTGACCGCGCGGGTCCCGGACCCGACCGGGTACGGCCGGATCGTGCAGGGCGACGACGGCACTGTGGCGGCGATCGTCGAGCACAAGGACGCGACCGTGGAGCAGCGTGCGATCGACGAGATCAACGCCGGCATCTACGTGTTCGACGCGGCTACGCTGCGTGACGGCCTGAGTCGCCTCACCACCGACAACGTCCAGGGCGAGCTGTACCTGACCGACGTCATCTCGATCGCCCGGAACGACGGCAAGCGCGTCGGCTCCCACGTCACCGACGATGCGATGCAGACCGAGGGCGTGAACAACCGCATCCAGCTGGCCACGCTCGGTGCGGAGCTGAACCGCCGGACGCTCGTCAAGCACATGCTCGAGGGCGTCACGATCGTCGACCCGAACACCACCTGGGTCGACTCGACGGTCGAGCTGGCCCGCGACGTGACCCTGCTGCCGAACATCCAGCTGCACGGCGCCACGTCGGTCGGCAGCGGTACGACGATCGGCCCGGACACCACGCTGACGGATGTGGAGATCGGCGAGAACGCCACGATCATCCGGACCCACGGCTCGCTCGCGGTGATCGGGGACGGCGCGAGCGTCGGCCCGTTCGCGTACCTGCGGCCGAACACCAGGCTCGGCGTGAAGGGCAAGATCGGCACCTTCGTCGAGACCAAGAACTCGACCATCGGCGACGGCGCCAAGGTGCCGCACCTCACGTACGCCGGGGACGCGACCATCGGCGACGGCGCGAACATCGGCGCCGGCACGATCTTCGCGAACTACGACGGCGTCGCGAAACACCCGACCCACGTCGGCAAGCACTCGTTCATCGGCAGCAACTCGGTGATTGTCGCCCCGCGGACGATCGCGGACGGCGCCTACCTGGCGGCCGGTACGGCGCTGACCGAGGACGTCGGCCCGGGCGAGATCGCGGTCGCGCGCGGCCGGCAGCGCAACATCAAGGGCTGGGTCGCTCGCAAGCGAGCCGGCACCAAGACCGCTCAGGCGGCCGAAGCGGCGCTGGCCGCCCAGCCGGACGACCAGCAGTCCTGA